The following are encoded in a window of Pseudomonas multiresinivorans genomic DNA:
- a CDS encoding Dyp-type peroxidase: MLNESPVPQAVDSPITRSAIFLVATLMPGKDWSPVRALCEDVAALVRSVGKRVPAGNLSCVVGFGSAAWDALFGAPRPASLHAFRQIGTGERVAVSTPGDLLLHIRAEQMDLCFELASQLVARLGEAVTVVDEVQGFRYFDMRSIIGFVDGTENPEGREIPHFTLIGDEDAEFAGGSYVLVQKYLHDMAGWNQLPTETQERIIGRTKLADIELADDVKPSCSHSSLTTLEKDGQEVKILRDNMPFGRPGAGEFGTYFIGYARSPAPVEEMLENMFVGRPAGNYDRLLDYSKAVTGSLFFVPSADLLEALADRAP; the protein is encoded by the coding sequence ATGCTCAACGAATCCCCCGTACCCCAGGCAGTCGACAGCCCGATCACCCGCAGCGCGATCTTCCTCGTTGCGACGTTGATGCCGGGGAAGGACTGGAGCCCGGTTCGAGCCCTCTGCGAGGACGTGGCGGCGCTGGTGCGCTCGGTCGGCAAGCGCGTGCCGGCGGGCAACCTGTCCTGCGTGGTGGGTTTCGGTTCGGCGGCCTGGGATGCACTGTTCGGCGCTCCGCGTCCGGCGTCCCTGCATGCCTTCCGCCAGATCGGCACAGGCGAGCGGGTCGCCGTCTCCACGCCGGGCGATCTGCTGCTGCACATTCGCGCCGAGCAGATGGACCTCTGTTTCGAGCTGGCGTCGCAGCTGGTCGCGCGCCTGGGCGAGGCGGTCACGGTGGTCGATGAAGTCCAGGGTTTCCGCTACTTCGACATGCGCAGCATCATCGGTTTCGTCGACGGCACCGAGAACCCGGAGGGGCGCGAGATTCCGCACTTCACCCTGATCGGCGACGAAGACGCGGAGTTCGCCGGCGGCAGCTACGTCCTGGTGCAGAAGTACCTGCATGACATGGCCGGCTGGAACCAGCTTCCCACTGAAACCCAGGAGCGCATCATCGGCCGCACCAAGCTGGCCGATATCGAACTGGCCGACGACGTGAAACCGAGCTGCTCGCACAGTTCGCTGACCACCCTGGAGAAGGACGGCCAGGAAGTGAAGATCCTGCGCGACAACATGCCGTTCGGCAGGCCCGGGGCAGGGGAGTTCGGCACCTACTTCATTGGCTACGCCCGCTCGCCGGCACCGGTGGAGGAAATGCTGGAGAACATGTTCGTCGGCCGCCCGGCCGGCAACTACGATCGCCTGCTGGACTACAGCAAGGCGGTGACGGGCAGCCTGTTCTTCGTGCCCTCGGCCGACCTGCTCGAAGCGCTGGCAGACAGGGCGCCCTGA
- a CDS encoding LysR family transcriptional regulator, producing the protein MDQLQAIRAFARVVEAGNFTRAADSLDMPNATLSKLVQELEAHLGVRLLQRTTRRVTVTPEGQDYYAKASRVLRDLEDIDSSFNIARSKPRGHLRIDVGGSTARDVLIPLLPDFLERYPDIRIDLGVSDRSVDLIGDNVDCVIRGGALDASSLVARGIGHATMVTCASPEYLRHNGIPAYPEELRNGHGLVSYLSPQNGRAVPFRFERDGERSELKIEHRIGVNESNAHLAACVAGLGIIQTFSYAAGAALRDGTLVEILADWRPPPYPFHVVYPQNRYVTHRLRVFIDWLVECFPPRVAG; encoded by the coding sequence ATGGACCAGCTCCAGGCCATCCGTGCCTTCGCCCGCGTGGTGGAAGCCGGCAACTTCACCCGCGCCGCCGACTCGCTGGACATGCCCAACGCCACCCTCAGCAAGCTGGTGCAGGAGCTGGAGGCGCACCTGGGCGTCCGCCTGCTGCAACGCACCACAAGGCGCGTCACGGTGACGCCCGAAGGCCAGGACTACTACGCCAAGGCCAGCCGCGTATTGCGTGACCTGGAAGACATCGACTCGTCCTTCAACATTGCCCGCAGCAAGCCACGCGGCCATCTGCGCATCGATGTCGGCGGCTCGACCGCGCGGGACGTACTGATACCGCTGCTGCCGGACTTCCTGGAGCGCTACCCGGACATACGCATCGACCTGGGCGTGTCCGACCGCTCGGTGGACCTGATCGGCGACAACGTCGACTGCGTGATCCGCGGCGGCGCGCTGGACGCCTCGTCGCTGGTGGCGCGCGGCATCGGCCACGCGACCATGGTCACCTGCGCCTCGCCCGAGTACCTGCGCCACAACGGCATCCCCGCTTACCCCGAGGAACTGCGCAACGGCCACGGGCTGGTCAGCTACCTGTCACCGCAGAACGGTCGCGCGGTGCCCTTCCGCTTCGAGCGCGACGGCGAACGCAGCGAGCTGAAAATCGAGCACCGCATCGGCGTCAATGAAAGCAACGCGCACCTGGCTGCCTGCGTCGCCGGCCTGGGCATCATCCAGACCTTCTCCTACGCCGCCGGCGCAGCCCTGCGCGACGGCACGCTGGTGGAAATCCTCGCGGACTGGCGCCCGCCGCCCTATCCCTTCCACGTCGTCTACCCGCAGAACCGCTACGTCACTCACCGCTTGCGGGTGTTCATCGACTGGCTGGTGGAGTGCTTCCCGCCGCGGGTTGCCGGTTGA
- a CDS encoding SDR family NAD(P)-dependent oxidoreductase: MNKSLTGKVALVTGGSTGIGLGAAQELAAQGARVFITGRRQAELDAAVEAIGPAATAIRADASVLADLDAVYAQIAKTAGRLDILFANAGGGDMLPLGAITEEHFDRIFGTNVRGVLFTVQKALPLLVDGASVILTSSTTSIQGTANFSVYSASKAAVRNFARSWALDLKDRGIRVNVVSPGPVRTPGLGDLVPEEARQGLFDALASQVPLGRLGEPREIGKAVAFLASESASFINGIELFVDGGMAQV, encoded by the coding sequence ATGAACAAGTCCCTCACTGGTAAAGTTGCACTGGTCACCGGCGGCAGCACCGGCATCGGCCTCGGCGCCGCACAGGAACTCGCCGCGCAAGGTGCCCGCGTCTTCATCACCGGCCGCCGCCAGGCCGAACTGGACGCCGCCGTTGAAGCCATCGGCCCGGCCGCCACGGCCATCCGTGCCGACGCCTCGGTGCTCGCCGATCTCGATGCGGTGTACGCGCAGATCGCAAAAACTGCCGGCCGGCTGGATATCCTCTTTGCCAACGCGGGCGGCGGCGACATGCTCCCGCTGGGCGCGATCACCGAGGAACACTTCGACCGAATCTTCGGCACCAACGTGCGCGGCGTGCTGTTCACCGTGCAGAAGGCATTGCCGCTGCTGGTCGATGGCGCGTCGGTGATCCTCACCTCGTCCACCACTTCGATCCAGGGCACTGCCAACTTCAGCGTGTACAGTGCGAGCAAGGCCGCCGTGCGCAACTTCGCCCGTTCCTGGGCGCTGGATCTGAAGGACCGGGGCATTCGCGTCAATGTCGTCAGCCCCGGCCCGGTCCGCACTCCCGGCCTGGGCGACCTAGTGCCCGAGGAAGCGCGCCAGGGCCTGTTCGATGCGCTGGCCAGCCAGGTACCGCTGGGCCGGCTGGGCGAACCTCGCGAGATTGGCAAGGCGGTGGCCTTCCTGGCCTCGGAGTCGGCCAGCTTCATCAACGGCATCGAGTTGTTCGTCGATGGCGGCATGGCGCAGGTCTGA
- a CDS encoding class I SAM-dependent methyltransferase has protein sequence MNDTSTDLRNWFDQGGQAYARFRPEYPAELASCLASLAPDRALAVDVGCGSGQLTRQLAEHFSSVVGFDPSAEQIAHAAPRANLSYACAQAEELPLADHSASLITAAQAAHWFDLPKFYAEVRRIAEPDAVLALISYGVLHLDGDPGKRFETFYWQEIGPYWPAERKLVDSGYATLDFPFAEFPGPEIAIRLEWTLDEFLGYVSTWSAVRSAREAGREDLLQHFAADLAERWGDPAARLAVSWPINMRIGRV, from the coding sequence ATGAACGACACGTCAACCGACCTGCGCAACTGGTTCGACCAGGGCGGCCAGGCCTACGCGCGCTTCCGCCCCGAGTACCCGGCGGAGCTTGCCTCCTGCCTGGCCTCGCTGGCTCCCGACCGGGCGTTGGCAGTCGACGTGGGGTGCGGTAGCGGCCAGCTGACCCGGCAATTGGCCGAGCATTTCAGCTCGGTCGTCGGCTTCGATCCCAGCGCGGAGCAGATTGCCCATGCCGCGCCCCGCGCGAACCTGAGCTATGCCTGCGCCCAGGCCGAAGAACTCCCGCTGGCCGACCACAGCGCCAGCCTGATCACGGCGGCACAGGCCGCGCACTGGTTCGACCTGCCGAAGTTCTACGCCGAGGTCCGGCGAATCGCCGAACCCGACGCGGTCCTGGCGCTGATCAGCTACGGCGTGCTGCACCTGGACGGCGATCCGGGCAAGCGTTTCGAGACTTTCTACTGGCAGGAGATCGGCCCTTACTGGCCCGCCGAGCGCAAGCTGGTGGACAGCGGCTACGCGACCCTCGATTTCCCCTTCGCCGAGTTTCCGGGGCCGGAGATCGCCATCCGCCTGGAATGGACCCTCGACGAGTTCCTCGGCTACGTCTCCACCTGGTCGGCAGTGCGCAGCGCCCGGGAAGCCGGGCGCGAAGACCTGCTGCAGCACTTCGCCGCCGACCTGGCCGAGCGCTGGGGCGACCCTGCAGCGCGGCTTGCGGTCAGTTGGCCGATCAACATGAGGATCGGACGGGTGTGA
- a CDS encoding phytanoyl-CoA dioxygenase family protein, with the protein MLDQAQLHREGYALLRQVIPHAMLEELRAAFDANVLPSDQWPVPRGMDWRHAQMDLEPAVQAACRLPQLLSAAGMLIGEGFFLAQVEGREPLPGGGHQQLHRDLSARRPGDMVSALAFLDDFAQGNGATRIVPRSHRPAPAAPPLDFQDESASVHLSGRAGDILVFDVDLVHAGSLNTNGARRRTILISYRSDSLYAAHLETLALRNVRMDTSERFDPAIAGQSAARSCAHR; encoded by the coding sequence ATGCTGGATCAGGCACAACTACACCGGGAGGGCTACGCGCTGCTGCGCCAGGTGATCCCGCACGCGATGCTCGAAGAGCTGCGTGCGGCTTTCGACGCCAATGTCCTGCCATCGGATCAATGGCCGGTGCCCCGCGGAATGGATTGGCGCCATGCGCAGATGGACCTGGAGCCGGCCGTGCAGGCGGCGTGTCGGCTGCCGCAACTGCTGTCGGCAGCGGGCATGCTGATCGGCGAGGGCTTCTTCCTCGCCCAGGTCGAAGGGCGCGAGCCCTTGCCCGGCGGCGGTCATCAACAACTGCATCGCGATCTGTCGGCCCGGCGTCCGGGCGACATGGTCAGCGCCCTCGCCTTTCTCGATGACTTCGCTCAGGGAAATGGTGCCACCCGGATCGTTCCCCGCAGCCATCGGCCCGCTCCCGCAGCGCCGCCGCTCGACTTCCAAGATGAGTCCGCTTCCGTGCATCTGAGCGGGCGGGCCGGTGACATTCTGGTCTTCGACGTCGACCTGGTGCACGCAGGCAGCCTGAACACCAACGGTGCCCGCCGCCGCACGATCCTGATCAGCTACCGCTCGGACTCCCTCTACGCAGCGCATCTGGAGACGCTGGCCTTGCGCAATGTCCGTATGGACACGAGCGAGCGCTTCGATCCGGCAATCGCCGGACAAAGCGCTGCGAGGTCATGCGCACACCGCTGA
- a CDS encoding efflux RND transporter periplasmic adaptor subunit: protein MHKGIWLGLGLSLCASGAAHAAQPDQDDPLLSSPSASSGAGDVRGILRARDQAMLSSELAGRILEMPFAEGQSFRKGDVLVRFDCSAYQAQLNAAQAGAKAASEQLAHNRQLAALNSVGRFEVALAEAKVAEAQAQAQVYQVQVRRCALTAPYDGQVVQRKAQPFESVSGGAPLLEIVDNRSLEIRLLVPSRWVARLKAGQSFTFVPDETGQPLQAEVKRLGARIDEGSQMLPLIATLPAETKGLLAGMSGTARFAETP from the coding sequence ATGCATAAAGGGATTTGGCTGGGTTTGGGGTTGTCGTTGTGCGCGTCGGGGGCAGCCCATGCGGCGCAGCCCGATCAGGACGACCCGCTGCTGTCGAGCCCGTCGGCGTCCAGCGGGGCCGGCGATGTCCGGGGCATCCTGCGCGCGCGCGACCAGGCGATGCTGTCCAGCGAGCTGGCCGGGCGCATCCTGGAGATGCCCTTCGCCGAGGGGCAATCCTTCCGCAAGGGCGATGTGCTGGTCCGTTTCGATTGCTCCGCGTACCAGGCCCAACTGAACGCCGCACAGGCCGGTGCCAAGGCGGCCAGCGAGCAACTGGCGCACAACCGCCAACTGGCGGCGCTCAATTCGGTAGGGCGCTTCGAAGTCGCGCTGGCCGAGGCCAAGGTTGCCGAAGCCCAGGCTCAGGCTCAGGTCTACCAGGTCCAGGTGCGCCGCTGTGCGCTCACTGCTCCCTACGACGGCCAGGTCGTACAGCGCAAGGCGCAGCCTTTCGAAAGCGTCAGTGGTGGTGCGCCGCTGCTGGAAATCGTTGATAACCGCAGCCTGGAAATCCGCCTGCTGGTGCCCTCACGCTGGGTCGCAAGGCTGAAGGCGGGGCAGTCCTTCACCTTCGTTCCCGATGAAACCGGCCAGCCGCTGCAGGCCGAGGTAAAGCGCCTGGGCGCGCGGATCGACGAGGGCAGCCAGATGCTGCCGCTGATTGCCACGCTGCCGGCCGAGACCAAGGGCCTGCTGGCCGGCATGAGCGGGACGGCACGCTTCGCGGAGACGCCATGA
- a CDS encoding efflux RND transporter periplasmic adaptor subunit translates to MNAPQVGLAERLFAQFLELERQARAAGTVEQLAYHIVNDGQALFGYRHAALLIAGKVQALTGISVVEPNAPFVAFVEQACAQLQRLGALDKPQRVDFQALGAQQQADWQALSAGDVFWLPLADQQGAAFGGLWLAREQPWSEAEQALLVQLGDAYAHAWKALQPRKPWRARWPKKKLSMIAAGLCLLLLVPVRQSVLAPAEVVPLDGQVIAAPLDGVIQQVLVKPNQTVKAGDLLVRFDATTLQAQADVAERSLGVAEAELKANSQRAFSDAESGARVDLLAARVEQKRAERDYARDLLARAEVRAPRDGIAVFADAERWTGKPVQTGERLMELADPRQAELRIDLAVANTIRLAPEAEVQLFLDSDPLNRHAARLSRSAYEAQPVAGGQLAYRLDARFDSAPPRIGLRGTAKLYGERAPILLYVLRRPLAALRQTVGF, encoded by the coding sequence ATGAACGCACCGCAGGTCGGCCTGGCCGAGCGGCTCTTCGCCCAGTTCCTCGAGCTGGAGCGCCAGGCCCGCGCAGCAGGAACGGTCGAGCAACTGGCTTATCACATCGTCAACGACGGGCAGGCACTGTTCGGCTACCGCCATGCGGCGCTGCTGATCGCGGGCAAGGTGCAGGCGCTGACCGGCATCAGCGTCGTCGAACCCAATGCGCCCTTTGTCGCCTTCGTCGAGCAGGCCTGTGCCCAACTGCAGAGGCTCGGCGCCCTGGACAAGCCACAGCGCGTCGACTTCCAGGCCCTGGGTGCGCAGCAGCAGGCTGACTGGCAGGCGCTCTCCGCCGGAGACGTCTTCTGGCTGCCGTTGGCGGACCAGCAGGGGGCTGCCTTTGGCGGCCTCTGGCTGGCCCGCGAGCAACCGTGGAGTGAAGCGGAGCAGGCGCTGCTGGTGCAACTGGGCGATGCCTACGCCCACGCCTGGAAAGCCCTGCAGCCGCGCAAGCCCTGGCGAGCGCGTTGGCCGAAGAAGAAATTGTCGATGATCGCCGCCGGGCTGTGCCTGTTGCTGCTCGTACCCGTGCGCCAGTCGGTACTGGCGCCGGCTGAGGTCGTCCCGCTGGACGGCCAGGTCATCGCCGCGCCGCTGGACGGAGTGATCCAGCAGGTGCTGGTCAAGCCCAACCAGACGGTCAAGGCCGGCGACCTGCTGGTGCGTTTCGACGCCACCACCCTGCAAGCGCAGGCGGACGTGGCCGAGCGGTCCCTCGGCGTGGCCGAGGCCGAACTCAAGGCCAACTCGCAACGCGCTTTCTCCGACGCCGAATCAGGCGCCAGGGTCGATCTGCTGGCGGCGCGAGTGGAGCAGAAGCGCGCCGAGCGCGACTACGCCCGCGACCTGCTGGCACGCGCCGAAGTGCGGGCGCCACGCGACGGCATCGCGGTATTCGCCGACGCCGAGCGCTGGACCGGAAAACCGGTGCAGACCGGTGAGCGCCTGATGGAGCTGGCCGATCCGCGCCAGGCCGAGCTGCGCATTGACCTCGCGGTGGCCAATACCATCCGCCTGGCGCCAGAGGCGGAGGTCCAGCTATTCCTCGACAGCGATCCGCTGAACCGCCATGCCGCCCGCCTGTCACGCAGCGCTTATGAGGCCCAGCCCGTCGCCGGCGGGCAACTGGCCTACCGTCTGGACGCGCGCTTCGACTCCGCGCCGCCGCGGATCGGTCTGCGCGGTACCGCCAAACTCTATGGCGAGCGAGCGCCCATCCTGCTCTACGTGTTGCGTCGTCCCCTGGCGGCGCTTCGTCAGACGGTGGGCTTCTAG
- a CDS encoding site-2 protease family protein — MVLPALRADLQLSPGAPALDGSPQWTLADPLRGRYFKLGVAAMRLLRHWALGDPQRVLRAANSEGGDLLGEQELQQLLTFLRQQDLISSADGEQRNSYGQKAALQRHGLWKSLLHQYLFFRIPLWRPDAFLNRAWPWLARHGGPLLRIGLPLTLGLGLLLVARDWDRFLATFPHLFSFGGALAFGVALLFAKLCHEFGHAFMAKRAGCRVQSMGVAFMVMLPLFYTDVSDAWRVNDRRSRLLIGAGGVLAELTLACIALLAWSLLPDGPLRTSAFMLASATWVTTLLVNLNPFMRFDGYFLLSDLLGVENLQGRAFALCRWRLREALFDYGDPMPEPWPDGLRRRLLLWGYGSWLWRAVLFLGIALTVYHLFFKVLGIFLMLVELVWFIGLPIWRELREWWQRRDQAQPGRLLLGAAGLAALLLVLLVPWRGSVEIPAVLEATRASALHAPLAAMLKRIVVSDGQSVAAGELLLELESPDLAARQSITRREIEITQLQLRRQAGRSETAADIGVLEQRLAEAVAEYRGLAAQRERLEIRAPHAGVVRDLLPELVPGLWLSPSQVLARVVEPSVRLRGYVAEQAVWRVEPGAVGRFVADDPSRPALPVRLESVDATGTSHLDLEALASDRQGPIAVQRDGEGRAQPVQGQYAVRLSADQAVELTQPVRGEVVLDANGESPLSAIWRRLAALGVRESGF, encoded by the coding sequence ATGGTATTGCCGGCGCTGCGCGCCGACTTGCAGCTATCGCCAGGCGCCCCGGCGCTGGATGGTTCGCCGCAATGGACACTGGCCGACCCGCTGCGCGGGCGCTACTTCAAGCTTGGCGTGGCGGCGATGCGCCTGTTGCGCCACTGGGCGCTGGGTGATCCGCAACGGGTGCTGCGAGCGGCCAACAGCGAAGGTGGGGATCTGCTGGGCGAACAGGAGTTGCAGCAGTTGCTCACATTCCTCCGCCAGCAGGACCTGATCAGCTCGGCCGACGGCGAGCAGCGTAACAGCTACGGGCAGAAGGCTGCGTTGCAGCGCCACGGGCTGTGGAAATCGCTGCTGCACCAGTACTTGTTCTTCCGAATTCCGTTGTGGCGGCCGGATGCCTTCCTCAACCGCGCCTGGCCCTGGTTGGCCCGCCACGGCGGGCCGCTGCTGCGGATCGGCCTTCCGTTGACCCTTGGCCTGGGCCTGTTGCTGGTGGCGCGCGACTGGGATCGTTTCCTCGCGACCTTCCCGCACCTGTTCAGCTTTGGCGGTGCCCTGGCCTTCGGTGTCGCGTTGCTGTTCGCCAAGCTATGCCACGAGTTCGGCCATGCGTTCATGGCCAAGCGCGCCGGCTGCCGGGTGCAGAGCATGGGCGTGGCGTTCATGGTGATGTTGCCGTTGTTCTATACCGACGTCAGCGACGCCTGGCGTGTCAACGATCGGCGCTCGCGGCTGCTGATCGGAGCGGGAGGCGTACTGGCCGAGCTGACGCTGGCCTGTATCGCGCTACTGGCCTGGTCGCTTCTGCCGGACGGGCCTCTGCGTACTTCAGCCTTCATGCTTGCCAGTGCGACCTGGGTCACCACCCTGCTGGTCAACCTCAATCCATTCATGCGTTTCGACGGCTACTTCCTGCTCAGCGATCTGCTGGGCGTCGAGAATCTTCAGGGACGAGCCTTCGCCTTGTGCCGCTGGCGTCTGCGCGAGGCATTGTTCGACTACGGCGATCCGATGCCCGAGCCCTGGCCTGACGGACTGCGGCGGCGCCTTTTACTGTGGGGGTACGGCTCCTGGCTATGGCGCGCGGTGCTGTTCCTGGGGATCGCGCTGACGGTCTATCACCTGTTCTTCAAGGTGTTGGGCATCTTCCTGATGCTGGTGGAACTGGTGTGGTTCATCGGCCTGCCGATCTGGCGCGAATTGCGCGAGTGGTGGCAGCGGCGCGATCAGGCCCAGCCTGGACGCCTTTTGCTGGGCGCCGCCGGGCTGGCGGCGCTGCTGCTGGTACTGCTGGTGCCCTGGCGTGGCAGTGTGGAGATTCCCGCGGTGCTGGAGGCTACGCGCGCGTCGGCGCTCCACGCGCCGCTGGCGGCCATGCTGAAGCGGATCGTGGTAAGCGACGGACAGAGTGTGGCCGCTGGCGAATTGCTGCTCGAACTGGAGTCCCCTGATCTCGCCGCGCGGCAGAGCATTACCCGTCGGGAAATTGAAATCACCCAGCTGCAATTGCGGCGCCAGGCTGGCCGAAGCGAGACAGCTGCCGATATAGGTGTTCTGGAGCAGCGCCTGGCCGAAGCGGTGGCCGAGTACCGCGGCCTGGCTGCGCAACGCGAGCGTCTGGAAATCCGCGCGCCTCATGCCGGAGTAGTGCGGGACCTGCTGCCCGAACTGGTTCCCGGTCTCTGGTTGTCCCCGAGCCAGGTACTGGCGCGAGTCGTGGAGCCGAGTGTGCGCCTGCGCGGTTACGTCGCCGAGCAGGCGGTGTGGCGGGTCGAACCTGGAGCGGTGGGCCGCTTCGTTGCTGACGATCCATCGCGCCCGGCGCTCCCGGTGCGCCTGGAGTCGGTGGATGCTACCGGTACTTCGCACCTCGACCTGGAAGCCCTGGCTTCCGACCGCCAGGGACCCATCGCCGTCCAGCGCGACGGCGAGGGGCGCGCACAGCCGGTTCAGGGGCAATATGCCGTGCGGCTGAGTGCGGACCAGGCAGTCGAGCTGACGCAGCCGGTGCGCGGAGAGGTGGTGCTGGACGCCAACGGCGAGTCGCCGCTCAGCGCCATCTGGCGAAGGTTGGCGGCCCTGGGAGTGCGTGAAAGTGGCTTCTGA
- a CDS encoding aspartyl/asparaginyl beta-hydroxylase domain-containing protein: MASDFCLPACARLPLRFSTQGLEAAVAALPASAWVTHFNTAYHTGGWSGISLLAPEDSNHALSAGQGSGTQPPCATRWYGPPWQELLRRIEMPVRCARLLRLEAGSSIREHCDPDLGDPDGDVRLHLPILSGPGVEFLLEGQVVPMAPGECWFLDLARPHRVENVGEQARVHLVVDARRNDWLRRQITSGLQDTPACRPACSTLAFAEFRRQLERRADLAAALRDLQDPRDFCERAVALGAGLGLRFQDDDVRAAMRQGRQAWLDQRSY; this comes from the coding sequence GTGGCTTCTGACTTCTGCCTGCCGGCCTGCGCCCGGCTGCCGTTGCGTTTCTCGACTCAGGGGCTGGAGGCTGCCGTGGCTGCGTTGCCGGCCAGCGCCTGGGTCACTCATTTCAACACTGCGTACCATACCGGAGGCTGGAGCGGCATCAGCCTGCTCGCCCCGGAGGATTCGAACCACGCGCTGTCGGCGGGGCAGGGCAGTGGCACGCAGCCGCCCTGCGCGACACGCTGGTACGGCCCGCCCTGGCAGGAGCTGTTGCGGCGCATCGAGATGCCTGTGCGTTGCGCCCGCCTGCTGCGCCTGGAAGCGGGTAGCAGCATCCGTGAACACTGCGATCCCGACCTGGGCGACCCCGATGGGGATGTGCGCTTGCACCTTCCCATTCTCAGTGGACCAGGAGTCGAGTTCCTGCTTGAGGGGCAGGTGGTGCCGATGGCGCCGGGAGAATGCTGGTTCCTCGACCTGGCACGGCCGCATCGGGTGGAGAATGTCGGCGAACAGGCGCGGGTACACCTGGTGGTCGACGCCCGGCGTAATGACTGGCTGCGCCGGCAGATCACCAGCGGATTACAGGATACCCCCGCGTGCCGGCCGGCATGTTCGACCCTGGCGTTCGCCGAATTCCGCCGCCAGCTGGAGCGCCGCGCGGACCTTGCCGCGGCGCTGCGGGACCTTCAGGACCCCCGAGACTTCTGCGAGCGCGCAGTGGCCCTCGGAGCCGGGCTCGGGCTGCGCTTTCAGGATGACGATGTCCGTGCGGCCATGCGCCAAGGGCGTCAGGCCTGGCTGGATCAACGGAGTTACTGA
- a CDS encoding sulfotransferase family protein, which yields MDGCDDWKGWLPIRVFAAGDDWRVDWCWFGSTPLSEPFFSDSVRRALRLPFNQAMRRESSLDAMRQWREASPGVAPSLFIHHASRCGSTLLAQLLASDEKNIVVSEAPALDTLLRAGLQAPELAAEAGEGVRGLLSAYGQRRLGTEQALVVKLDAWNVFQASSLHQLYPMTPSLFVYRDPLEIVVSHLRQPGMHMVPGLLGAISLDSSGALTGVDRMARHIGQILHGGLRLCRESGAVPVNYSELPGAAWHRLAALLRVEAGDRERLQAVAASDAKQPGMAFSPDSERKRAAADEVVRAAVERWARAPYVALEALRLQEA from the coding sequence ATGGACGGGTGCGATGACTGGAAAGGCTGGCTGCCGATTCGGGTGTTCGCTGCGGGAGACGACTGGCGGGTCGACTGGTGCTGGTTCGGCTCCACGCCGTTAAGCGAGCCATTCTTCAGTGACAGTGTGCGCCGGGCACTGCGGTTGCCGTTCAACCAGGCGATGCGTCGGGAAAGCTCGCTGGACGCCATGCGTCAATGGCGCGAAGCAAGTCCCGGTGTGGCGCCGAGCCTGTTCATCCATCATGCCTCGCGATGCGGCTCGACCCTGCTGGCGCAACTGCTTGCCAGCGACGAGAAGAACATCGTCGTCTCCGAGGCTCCGGCGTTGGACACGCTGCTGCGCGCTGGGCTGCAGGCTCCGGAGCTTGCAGCCGAAGCGGGCGAGGGCGTGCGTGGGTTGCTCAGCGCCTATGGTCAGCGGCGCCTCGGCACGGAGCAGGCCCTGGTGGTGAAGCTCGATGCCTGGAATGTTTTCCAGGCATCGAGCCTGCACCAGCTGTACCCCATGACGCCGAGCCTGTTCGTCTATCGAGATCCGCTGGAAATCGTCGTCTCGCACCTGCGCCAGCCCGGCATGCACATGGTGCCGGGACTTCTGGGTGCGATCTCTCTGGACTCGTCCGGGGCACTGACTGGAGTCGACAGAATGGCCCGGCACATTGGGCAGATTCTGCACGGCGGCCTGCGGCTCTGCCGTGAGTCGGGGGCAGTGCCAGTGAACTACAGCGAACTGCCGGGTGCGGCCTGGCATCGGCTGGCGGCTCTGTTGCGCGTTGAGGCGGGGGACAGGGAGCGCCTGCAGGCGGTGGCAGCCTCGGACGCCAAGCAGCCCGGCATGGCCTTCAGCCCGGACAGCGAGCGCAAGCGTGCGGCTGCAGACGAGGTGGTGCGAGCGGCGGTGGAACGCTGGGCGAGGGCGCCCTATGTGGCCCTTGAGGCCCTGCGCCTGCAGGAGGCGTAA
- a CDS encoding GNAT family N-acetyltransferase codes for MDADLAFLRALYASTRSAELAQVAWEPATIDAFLTQQFDAQHHYYQAHFPDAEYLVIKADAQSVGRVYLHWGATQLQIIDLALLPSHCGQGIGTRVLGQLLERADAQGLSVGLHVENYNPALRLYTRLGFVVAGENGVYLKLRRLPRAVPQAIAPADVLS; via the coding sequence GTGGACGCTGACTTGGCGTTCCTGCGCGCCCTCTATGCGAGCACCCGCTCCGCTGAGTTGGCCCAGGTAGCCTGGGAGCCTGCCACCATCGATGCCTTTCTCACCCAGCAGTTCGACGCCCAGCACCACTACTACCAGGCGCATTTTCCCGACGCCGAGTATCTGGTGATCAAGGCGGACGCCCAGTCCGTCGGCCGCGTCTACCTCCACTGGGGCGCCACCCAGCTGCAGATCATCGACCTTGCCCTGCTGCCCAGCCATTGCGGCCAGGGAATCGGTACCCGTGTGCTCGGGCAGTTGCTCGAACGCGCTGATGCACAGGGCCTGAGCGTCGGCTTGCACGTAGAGAACTACAACCCGGCCCTGCGCCTGTATACCCGCCTGGGGTTCGTCGTGGCCGGCGAAAACGGCGTCTATCTCAAGCTGCGCCGGTTGCCCCGCGCCGTGCCGCAGGCCATC